The DNA window AGACGATCACCGAGGCCGACCGCGCCTGGATGAAGGAACGCGGCGTCGCGCGCCTGATCACCACCACGCCCCGCATGGGCAGCCGCAACTTCGCCACCAACGTGCTGGAGGCCTTTTTCGTGGCCCTCAGCGGCAAACGCGCGGCGCTGAGCGAACAGGAATACCTGCGCTATATCCGCGAAGTGGGCTTCAAGCCGGAGATCAACGAGCTGGGGTGAGCGAGAAAAGGGCGGCGAGGACGTCTTTCCATCAAATCGGGCTGCATAATTTGACTTCAGCTGCATCTCAAGCTATCTTTTTTCTATCACCGCCTGAGAGGGCGGCTTTTTTATTCCCCCCGGAGCCATTCGCGCCACTCGGGCGCGGCGTCCACGGCGAAACGCAACAGGTGGGCGAGGACGCTGCCCGGGCGGGCGTTCCACAGCTCACGGTGCGTGGGGGCGCGGCCCAATCGCCGAAAAGCCATGTTCAGGTACACCTCCAGGATGCGGCCCTCCACGTCCTCGCCGAGCAGCTCGGGCGCCACGTCACGGTAGGCGCTCACGGCGTGGGCGGCGGCCTGTGGGGGCAGGGCCGGAAAGTCGAAGGCGGGGTCCGCCCACCCCGCATCCCCCCAGTCGATGAGGGCGGCGAGGGAGCCGTCCGGGTTGACGAGCAGGTTGCCCGGCTGCACGTCGCCGTGGAGGAAACGTGGCGTGGGCCGGGGCAGGGCGACGGTGCGGGTCAGGAGCCGAATCGCCCAGTCGGCGCTCAGGCGGTCCACCCGCCCGGCGCTGGCGGCGGCCTCCACCTCCTCCCGCGCGT is part of the Deinococcus apachensis DSM 19763 genome and encodes:
- a CDS encoding phosphotransferase family protein, whose amino-acid sequence is MSNLPDLTPAELDTLARKHGLRGPLTRLPSTGIVNRAYANAEVVLRVAVPGDEMGVDDARTEAVAVPAVLRAGVPTPALLAFDDDRDVVDAPVTVYARIPAPNLHGVGWDVADPRFVRAARETGRALAQLHLSVTEVPDPHGWLEVWDVPDAREEVEAAASAGRVDRLSADWAIRLLTRTVALPRPTPRFLHGDVQPGNLLVNPDGSLAALIDWGDAGWADPAFDFPALPPQAAAHAVSAYRDVAPELLGEDVEGRILEVYLNMAFRRLGRAPTHRELWNARPGSVLAHLLRFAVDAAPEWREWLRGE